From a region of the Candidatus Cloacimonas sp. genome:
- a CDS encoding bifunctional serine/threonine-protein kinase/formylglycine-generating enzyme family protein — MPETSLNSYQVIRTVHSSLRFSIYLAKQMETGTTVLIKTPDPQRVNDELLKQDLVNEANAHLKLSQPRIRKVFEIREEKETAYLIGEYIEGMSLASYLKINFNLLTLKQILSWLQELLEALIYAHKQGCVHLNLNPYNIIVDDNDHLNIIGFGKNQNACKTAMEKDGSYHPLLYVAPELYQSGVALPQADLFSFAVIAYQMLCGVVPWRIDLQLSPEKQKQQSLCRAVIMPEIMHKEVPDWLFAALLQCLKLDPHLRFSNAEELLQVFNKQENWLPEEVEKVEKVEEFEKVEEVEKVEEVEEVEKVEETSNNGLLNSDADKTKETNTIDTPATSYESEIALPQDLPVADLANKQSLPQKVDAPGLYGKSETTISKTVPPPIPPAIIKETTKLKKVFKVLIWLSVIILLFVIVKYIAFGNRPKFTSVADSTQVEISEEPQNKNLPIAMVLVPADTLVMGDISPEAEDDEFPLLTIGISAFYISKMEISQAEWMMVFPKNPAHSKDPELPVENVNFYDVIDFCNQKSVLDGFEPCYDYYDDKVVCNFSANGYRLPTEAEWEFAAKSGKRDNFFVYSGSDLATEVGWFSENSDAQSHPSGQKQPNQLGIYDLSGNIFEWVWNWYAPYNSRKYDPFTGPDKGTDKVIRGGSWYHNASEMRVTNRNFAKPYTKNAYLGFRVVRTKSM, encoded by the coding sequence ATGCCGGAGACATCTCTAAACAGTTATCAGGTAATTAGAACCGTGCACAGTTCTTTAAGGTTTTCTATCTATCTGGCAAAACAGATGGAAACCGGAACTACTGTGCTAATTAAAACACCTGATCCACAACGAGTTAACGATGAACTATTGAAACAGGATTTAGTTAACGAAGCCAATGCCCATCTAAAACTTAGCCAGCCACGAATTAGAAAGGTCTTTGAAATTAGAGAAGAAAAGGAAACTGCTTACCTGATTGGAGAATACATAGAAGGAATGTCTCTTGCCTCTTATCTGAAAATAAACTTTAATTTGCTTACTCTGAAACAAATCCTTTCCTGGCTGCAAGAACTTTTAGAAGCACTTATTTATGCTCATAAACAGGGCTGCGTTCACCTGAATTTGAATCCTTATAACATCATTGTGGATGATAATGACCACCTGAACATAATTGGTTTCGGGAAAAACCAAAATGCCTGTAAAACCGCGATGGAAAAAGATGGCAGTTACCATCCGCTTTTATATGTTGCTCCGGAACTTTATCAATCGGGAGTTGCACTTCCTCAAGCCGACCTATTTTCTTTTGCTGTAATTGCTTATCAAATGCTTTGCGGAGTTGTGCCCTGGCGGATAGACCTGCAACTAAGCCCGGAAAAACAAAAACAGCAATCCCTCTGCCGGGCTGTAATTATGCCGGAAATAATGCATAAAGAAGTTCCGGACTGGCTTTTTGCCGCTTTATTGCAATGTTTGAAACTTGATCCCCATCTGCGGTTTTCCAATGCGGAAGAGCTTTTGCAGGTTTTTAATAAACAGGAAAACTGGCTGCCGGAAGAGGTTGAGAAGGTTGAAAAGGTTGAGGAATTTGAGAAGGTTGAGGAGGTTGAAAAAGTTGAGGAGGTTGAGGAAGTTGAGAAGGTTGAGGAAACTTCAAATAATGGATTGCTGAATTCAGATGCGGATAAAACAAAGGAAACAAACACAATAGATACCCCCGCTACTTCTTACGAAAGTGAAATTGCCCTCCCCCAAGATTTGCCTGTTGCCGATTTGGCAAATAAGCAAAGCTTACCTCAAAAAGTTGATGCTCCCGGTCTCTATGGCAAATCAGAAACTACCATCTCCAAAACCGTTCCTCCTCCAATCCCGCCTGCAATAATAAAGGAAACGACAAAACTGAAAAAGGTCTTTAAGGTTCTCATCTGGCTATCCGTAATAATTTTACTTTTTGTGATTGTAAAATATATCGCTTTTGGCAACCGACCCAAATTTACTTCCGTGGCTGATAGCACTCAAGTGGAAATTTCGGAAGAACCGCAAAACAAAAATTTGCCGATAGCAATGGTTTTGGTTCCTGCCGATACTTTAGTGATGGGGGATATTTCTCCCGAAGCAGAAGATGATGAATTTCCTCTTTTAACTATTGGCATTTCTGCTTTTTATATCAGTAAAATGGAAATCAGTCAGGCAGAATGGATGATGGTTTTTCCCAAAAATCCGGCTCATAGCAAAGACCCTGAATTACCTGTGGAAAATGTTAATTTTTACGATGTTATTGACTTTTGCAATCAGAAAAGTGTTCTGGACGGCTTTGAACCCTGCTACGATTATTATGATGATAAAGTGGTCTGTAATTTTTCTGCCAATGGCTATCGTTTACCTACAGAAGCAGAATGGGAATTTGCTGCCAAAAGTGGAAAAAGAGATAACTTCTTTGTTTATAGCGGTTCTGATCTGGCTACGGAAGTTGGCTGGTTTAGTGAAAATAGTGATGCTCAAAGCCATCCCTCCGGACAAAAACAACCAAATCAACTGGGAATTTATGATCTGAGCGGAAACATCTTTGAATGGGTGTGGAATTGGTATGCGCCGTACAATTCACGCAAATATGACCCTTTTACTGGACCGGATAAAGGAACCGATAAAGTTATTAGAGGCGGTTCATGGTATCATAATGCTTCCGAAATGAGAGTTACGAACCGTAATTTTGCCAAGCCCTATACAAAAAATGCCTATCTGGGTTTTCGGGTGGTGAGAACGAAAAGTATGTGA
- the prfB gene encoding peptide chain release factor 2, which translates to MKFGGYFDPEPKKQVIAELEQKMNAPDFWSDQTNAKKVSKQLSQLRDELEHIKNLDAMKGELEAYITLLDEDFSAELLEEAVAELPWLQNFIAKAEIECYLNDKYDHNDALLTIHSGAGGTESQDWAEMLLRMYAHWAEKNNYSFNIIDSLPGEEAGLKSVSVEVKGDYAYGMLKSEIGVHRLVRISPFNAQGKRQTSFASVFVYPEFDEEPEIEIDPKDLKIDTFRSSGAGGQHVNTTDSAVRITHLPTNIVVSCQNERSQIQNREKAMSILKSRLYQYYEEQRDKEKQSVENSKTEIGWGNQIRSYVFQPYQMIKDHRTNYETGNIDKVMDGDLNDFIYAWLKYNAQQRING; encoded by the coding sequence CTGAAATTCGGAGGTTACTTTGATCCGGAACCTAAAAAGCAGGTTATAGCCGAACTGGAACAAAAAATGAATGCTCCCGATTTTTGGTCGGATCAAACAAATGCTAAAAAAGTTAGTAAACAGCTTTCCCAACTGAGAGATGAACTGGAGCATATAAAAAATCTGGATGCTATGAAGGGAGAACTGGAAGCATATATAACCTTACTGGATGAGGATTTCAGTGCTGAGTTACTGGAAGAAGCAGTTGCCGAACTTCCCTGGTTGCAAAACTTTATTGCCAAAGCCGAAATTGAATGCTATCTGAACGATAAATACGATCACAACGATGCTCTGCTGACAATTCATTCCGGTGCCGGAGGAACGGAATCTCAGGATTGGGCTGAAATGCTGTTACGAATGTATGCTCACTGGGCTGAGAAAAATAATTACAGTTTCAATATCATTGATTCTCTGCCGGGTGAAGAAGCAGGACTTAAAAGTGTAAGTGTTGAAGTTAAAGGAGATTATGCCTACGGGATGTTAAAAAGTGAGATTGGTGTTCACCGCCTGGTGAGAATAAGCCCTTTTAACGCTCAAGGGAAAAGACAGACCTCCTTTGCCTCGGTTTTTGTGTATCCGGAATTTGATGAAGAACCGGAAATAGAGATTGACCCTAAAGACCTGAAAATAGATACTTTCCGCTCCAGTGGAGCCGGCGGACAACATGTGAATACCACCGATTCTGCCGTGCGGATTACTCATCTACCTACAAATATCGTAGTTTCCTGCCAAAATGAACGCAGCCAAATTCAAAATCGCGAAAAAGCGATGTCCATCCTCAAAAGCCGTTTATATCAATACTATGAAGAACAACGAGATAAAGAAAAACAATCCGTTGAGAATAGTAAAACGGAAATCGGCTGGGGTAATCAAATTCGCAGCTATGTTTTTCAGCCCTACCAAATGATTAAAGATCATAGAACTAACTACGAAACAGGGAATATAGATAAAGTGATGGATGGCGATTTGAATGATTTTATCTATGCCTGGCTGAAATATAACGCACAACAGAGGATAAATGGCTAA
- a CDS encoding isoprenyl transferase, producing the protein MAKQDYQELLKELDRNKLPNHIGLIMDGNGRWAKKRNRPHLYGHRAGVKALRQVVELGVELKLQYLTFYAFSTENWNRPAKEVQGLLKLLKEQLKKEIPELMKQNIYAQFIGTDVGLEENYRKEINSLVAQTHNNTGMIVNFAFNYGGRLEIIEGFKKFMTLHPDEWKKLTPEEFGNYLWTAGQPDPDLIIRTSGEKRLSNFLIWQAAYSELYITDTLWPDFNKVEMIKALLDYASRERRFGGRNE; encoded by the coding sequence ATGGCTAAGCAGGATTATCAGGAATTGCTGAAAGAACTGGATAGAAACAAATTACCTAACCACATCGGTTTGATTATGGATGGTAACGGACGCTGGGCAAAAAAACGAAACAGACCTCATCTTTATGGCCATAGAGCCGGGGTGAAAGCTTTGCGACAAGTTGTAGAACTGGGTGTGGAACTGAAACTGCAATACTTGACTTTCTATGCTTTTTCTACGGAAAATTGGAACCGACCAGCAAAAGAAGTGCAAGGTCTGCTGAAATTACTCAAAGAGCAACTGAAAAAGGAAATTCCGGAATTGATGAAGCAGAATATCTACGCTCAATTTATTGGAACGGATGTTGGGTTGGAAGAAAATTACCGCAAAGAGATAAATTCCCTTGTGGCACAGACCCATAATAATACCGGGATGATCGTTAATTTTGCTTTTAACTATGGAGGTCGCCTGGAAATTATTGAGGGCTTTAAAAAGTTTATGACTTTGCACCCTGATGAATGGAAAAAACTAACTCCTGAGGAATTTGGAAATTATCTTTGGACTGCAGGTCAGCCCGATCCCGATTTGATAATTAGAACCAGCGGAGAAAAACGCCTTTCCAATTTCCTGATCTGGCAGGCAGCTTATTCCGAACTCTATATTACCGATACATTGTGGCCTGATTTTAATAAAGTGGAAATGATTAAAGCGCTTTTAGATTATGCCTCACGCGAACGCAGGTTTGGAGGCAGAAATGAATGA
- a CDS encoding phosphatidate cytidylyltransferase: MPHANAGLEAEMNELLKRVLVAVILIPVVLIVLYYRGLPLVISLLLVVFLGCLEYIRMMHKAGVNINYFWVILNSLFYLALIYTEGKDLPLLWLVLLLAVGETLFTWNEDKSVPRLFATLFGFVYTAFFPALIVRVGLYYEEYNFLLALILLIWFVDSTAYFVGMKMGKHRNITAVSPRKSLEGFIAGILAPWLILIILYVCKVEILPYSYLAVLAVAAGIFGQLGDLVESMFKRYCKVKNSSNLLPGHGGILDRCDSILFAGSFLYCALEILIKVR; this comes from the coding sequence ATGCCTCACGCGAACGCAGGTTTGGAGGCAGAAATGAATGAATTGCTAAAAAGAGTGCTGGTAGCCGTTATCTTAATTCCGGTTGTTCTTATTGTTCTGTATTACAGAGGGTTGCCTTTGGTTATATCCTTATTGCTGGTAGTTTTTTTGGGGTGCCTGGAATATATTCGGATGATGCATAAAGCCGGAGTTAACATCAATTATTTTTGGGTTATTCTCAATTCCCTTTTCTATTTGGCTCTAATTTATACTGAAGGGAAGGATTTACCGTTACTGTGGCTGGTTTTGCTGTTAGCTGTTGGGGAAACACTATTTACCTGGAATGAAGATAAATCTGTTCCCCGTTTGTTTGCTACCCTTTTTGGCTTTGTTTATACAGCGTTTTTTCCTGCTTTGATTGTGCGGGTGGGTCTATACTATGAGGAATATAATTTTTTACTTGCCTTAATTCTGCTAATTTGGTTTGTGGATTCCACTGCATATTTTGTTGGAATGAAAATGGGAAAACATAGAAATATAACGGCTGTCAGTCCTCGCAAGTCACTGGAAGGTTTTATTGCAGGAATTCTTGCGCCGTGGCTGATTTTGATTATATTATATGTTTGCAAGGTTGAAATCCTGCCTTATTCCTATTTGGCTGTTTTAGCTGTAGCGGCTGGAATTTTCGGTCAATTAGGGGACTTGGTGGAATCAATGTTTAAGCGATATTGTAAAGTGAAGAACAGTTCTAATCTGCTTCCGGGTCACGGAGGTATTTTAGACCGCTGTGACAGTATCCTGTTTGCAGGTTCTTTTTTATACTGTGCTTTGGAAATTTTAATTAAAGTGAGGTAA
- a CDS encoding chitobiase/beta-hexosaminidase C-terminal domain-containing protein, whose amino-acid sequence MKKALILIVMLAATAAIFAQVYAVDLFFSEYVEGTSNNKALEIFNGTGDPVDLSNYTIKLASNGGTWSTTNTLTMSGVLDDGEVYVIANSGAEASILSIANVTSTVTYYNGNDVVGLFNGTTLIDIIGVYQQDPGTSNWPVAGTASATAEHTLIRKPTVIQGNTDFIAGAGTNADDSEWTVHPQNYFADLGQHTFDPGAPQQAATPTFNPPAGVYGNPISVTISSTTPGATIRYTTDGSEPGETSTLYSAPVAVATTTTLKAKAFASGFSPSYTATASYIFPVQLANIAALRAAAADGTTIYQLANEVILTMQQSWRHQKFVQDATAAILIDDYNSIITTPYNIGDGITGITGTLNRYTTGMLQFWPVTNPGPATSTGNVIIPQLATIAEITNNAETYQSRLMRLDNVHYASPSGDYAAQTSYDLVDATGTIVMRTQFSDANYIGTPMHQGNFNVYVIVTQYNTATQVTPRMLSDFNPVANDDEVHTPFAIQLIGNYPNPFNPETTIRFRMEKAAPAEVTIYSEKGQVVKTFNSIATAGINSIVWDGKDSNGNSVSSGVYLFRLKSGSYSSTKKMVLMK is encoded by the coding sequence ATGAAAAAAGCACTAATTCTAATCGTTATGTTGGCTGCTACGGCAGCTATCTTTGCTCAGGTCTATGCTGTTGATCTCTTCTTTTCAGAATATGTGGAAGGAACGAGCAACAATAAGGCATTGGAGATTTTTAACGGAACGGGTGATCCAGTGGATTTATCCAATTATACCATTAAACTTGCTTCCAATGGAGGAACCTGGAGCACTACCAACACTCTTACTATGAGTGGCGTTCTGGATGATGGTGAGGTTTATGTGATAGCCAATTCAGGAGCCGAAGCATCTATTCTATCAATTGCCAATGTTACATCTACGGTTACTTATTATAACGGTAATGATGTAGTTGGCTTATTTAACGGAACTACCCTTATTGATATTATCGGTGTTTATCAACAAGACCCTGGAACAAGCAATTGGCCTGTTGCCGGAACTGCTTCTGCTACTGCAGAACATACTTTAATTCGGAAACCAACCGTTATTCAGGGAAATACTGATTTTATTGCCGGTGCCGGAACTAATGCCGATGATTCTGAATGGACTGTTCATCCTCAGAATTATTTTGCGGACTTAGGTCAGCATACTTTTGATCCGGGTGCTCCGCAACAAGCTGCCACGCCTACTTTTAATCCTCCTGCCGGGGTTTACGGCAATCCTATCAGTGTAACAATATCTTCTACAACGCCCGGAGCTACAATTCGTTACACAACCGATGGCAGTGAACCGGGTGAAACATCAACCCTATATTCTGCTCCCGTTGCTGTTGCCACTACCACTACTTTGAAAGCAAAAGCTTTTGCCTCGGGATTCAGCCCTTCTTACACTGCTACAGCCAGTTATATTTTCCCGGTGCAACTTGCCAATATTGCTGCTTTGCGTGCTGCGGCAGCTGATGGAACTACTATCTATCAACTTGCCAACGAAGTGATTCTTACAATGCAACAAAGCTGGCGTCACCAGAAATTTGTGCAAGATGCTACAGCAGCTATTTTGATTGATGACTATAACAGCATAATTACCACTCCTTATAATATTGGAGATGGAATTACTGGAATTACGGGAACTCTAAATCGTTATACAACAGGAATGCTGCAATTCTGGCCTGTAACAAATCCCGGTCCTGCTACTTCTACCGGAAATGTAATTATTCCCCAATTAGCTACTATAGCGGAAATTACTAACAATGCGGAAACCTATCAATCCCGTTTAATGCGTCTGGATAATGTTCACTATGCCAGCCCCAGCGGAGATTATGCAGCTCAAACCAGTTATGATTTAGTGGATGCTACGGGTACGATTGTGATGCGAACTCAATTCTCCGATGCGAATTATATTGGAACTCCCATGCATCAGGGTAATTTCAATGTGTATGTGATTGTAACTCAATATAACACAGCTACACAAGTTACTCCCAGAATGCTGAGTGATTTCAATCCTGTTGCCAATGATGATGAAGTGCATACTCCTTTTGCTATTCAGCTTATAGGCAACTATCCCAATCCCTTCAATCCCGAAACAACTATTCGCTTCAGAATGGAGAAAGCTGCTCCTGCGGAAGTTACTATTTATAGCGAAAAAGGACAAGTTGTTAAAACATTTAATTCTATTGCCACTGCCGGTATAAATAGTATTGTTTGGGATGGAAAAGATAGCAATGGTAATTCCGTTAGCAGCGGAGTTTATCTGTTCCGTCTAAAATCTGGAAGTTACAGCAGCACCAAAAAGATGGTTTTGATGAAATAA